A stretch of DNA from Streptomyces venezuelae:
GGGGTCGAGCCGGGAGCGGCCGATCCCGGACGCGGCGTACCGGGAGGGCTCGAACCGGCAGGGCTCGAATTCGAGGGGGTGGGCCGGGCGGAGCCCGATGCCCCGGGGCTCGGCACCGGGCCGGTGGTCGTGGACCTCGGGCTGATCTCCGGCGGGGCCGCGGGGGGCGCCGGACGCGGCGTCGGGCCCTGGTCCGGGCCGGCCAGGAACACGTACCCGGCCACGGCGGCAGCCGCCGCCGCAGGCACCGCCAGCGGCAGCGCGAAGCGCCGCCACCGCAGGGCCGGGAGCCGACGCAGGTGCGGGCCCGGCGGGTCGGCGGGGCGCAGGTCCCGGACGGTGACCGAATCCGCGCGGGCCGCGAACGCCCGGCGCAGCCGCCGCTCGATGTCGGTGGCGTCTTCCGTCTCCGTCATACCCGTCCCTCCAGGATCCGTTCCAGCGCGTCCAGCGCCCGGCTGGCGTTCGATTTGACCGCACCCCGGCTGATTCCGAGGGTGTCGGCGATCTCCGCCTCGCTGAGCTCGGCCCAGTAGCGGAGGACCAGCACCTGGCGGCGGCGCGGGGTGAGCCGGCCGAGTGCGGCGAGCACCTCGCGGTGTGCCTCGTCCAGCACCACGCGTTCCTCCGCAGAGGGCGCCTCGCCCGCGGCGGGCGGGATCCAGGCGCGGGCGGTACGGCGGCGGCGCAGCACCGAACGGGAGGTGTTGACCACGGCGGTGCGCAGATAGCCGAGCGCGTTGTCCACCTCGGTGATGTGCTCGCCATGGCGCCGGTAGAGGGCGGTGAAGGCGTCCTGCACCACGTCCTCGGCGGTGGCGAGGTCGTCGACGAGCAGGACCGCCAGCCGGACCATGCCGAGCCGGTGTGCGTGGTAGAGCTCGCTGACGGTGGGCGGGTGGGACGATCCCCCGACGGCGGTGACGTATGGGCCTGCGTCCCGGTCCCGGTCCCGGTCTGCGTACGGGATCCCGGGCGCGGGGGGACGCTGCGGCGCGAGCCGCTCGCGCCGCAACAGCCCGCCCAACAGCCCGCCCAGCAGCGTGCGCATGCCAAAGGCCCCGCCCCGCCACGCCCGGCGGAAACCGGGCGTGGCGGGACGGAGCGGCAGTGCGGGGTGCAGCACAAGGCTCCTCGGGTGGTGCACGTCAGCGGTGGGCGCGGCGCCGCACGGCGTAGAGCGCGCCGGCGCCGACGGCCACCAGGCCGGCCGCGCCCGCACCGAGCATGGCGTTGGTGGCGTCGGCCCCAGTATGCGCGAGCTCGGCCGCGCCGTCGGCGGGGGCCGCGCCCGGGGAACTGACGGCCGGAGCCGGGGCCGCGGTCCCGCCCGGCGGCGTGCTGACGGACGGGGCGGGCGCGCTCGGCCGCGCGGTCGGCGGGACACTGCGGACCGGCGTCGGCGGCAGGCTCGGGACGGCGCTCGGCGCGGCACTCGGGGTGGCGCTCGGCGGGGTGCTCGGCACGGCGCTCGGCGCGGCCGAGGGCCTGGCGGAGGGCCCGTCCGCGAAGGCCGGTCCGGCCGTGGCGGCCAGCGCTCCGACGGCGGCGAGGACCAGGCCGGCCCGCTTCAGGTTCATCAAGGTGCTCTCCCGGTTTCGGGTCGAGGGCGCCGGACTGCGCCCCTTCACCCCCGCACGACGCGCGACTCCCCGGGAGGTTGCCGCGTTCCCGAAGAAATTTTTTCGGCCCTGTCATCGGCCCTGTCATCGGCGGTGTCATCGGCGGTGTCATCGGCGGTGTCATCGGCCGAGTCGGAGGGGGGTCCGTAGCGGGCGGCGAGGAGGGCGATCGCCTCGCGCATCGCCTCCCGCAGCGCGGGCGGGGCCAGCACCTCCGCCTCCGGGCCCAGGCGCAGCAGGTCGGACACCGCGACCGGGTCCGCTTCGACGGGCAGGTCCACCTCGGCCCAGCCGTCCGGGTCCGCCGGGCCGGCTCCGGCCAGCGCGCGCACCCCCGCTGCCCCGAACTGCATCGGCAGCAGCTTCCGGGCCTGCGGCGACAGCCGCACCCGTGCGGTCTGCCGGTACCGGGCGGCCTCCAGCCGGTCGGCGGACTCCTGCCAGTACCCGGCCAGGTCGAAACCCTGGGGGCGGTCGAAGGAATCCGGGCCCACCGTCACGGACAGGAAGCGGGAGACCCGGTAGCTGCGCACCGAACCGTCCGACCGCGCGACCAGGTACCAGATGCCGCCCTTCAGCACGAGGCCGAGCGGCTCCAGCACCCGGTGCACCTGGCCCCGCCACCGCCGGTAGTCCGCGTGCAGCACCCGCTGGTCCCAGACGGCCTGGGCGATCCGGGCCAGCTCCGGAACCGGGTCGGCGTCCCGGAACCAGGCCGGGGCGTCCAGGTGGAACCGCTCCTGGATGTGCCGGACCCGCCCGGCCAGGCCGGCCGGCAGGGCCGCCTCCAGCTTGAGCCGCGCCGTGGCGAGGTCGGCGCCGAGGCCGAGCTCCTGCGCGGGGCCGGGTGCCCCCGCGAAGGAGAGCGAGTCGGCTTCGGCGCCGGTCAGCCCGGTCAGCCGGGTCCGGTAGCCGTCCAGCAGCCGGTAGCCGCCCGCCGGTCCGCGGTCGGCCACGACGGGGACGCCCGCGGCGCCGAGGGCCTCGACGTCCCGGTAGACGGTGCGGACCGACACCTCCAGTTCCGCCGCCAGCTCGGGAGCGGTCATCCGGCCGCGGTTCTGGAGCAGCAGGAGGAGGGAGATCAGCCGGTCGGCGCGCATGGGCCATTGTCCTCCGCGGACCATGCTGGACGGCATACCTGACAAGAGGAGTCAGGTATGCCGTCCAGCATGGTCCGCGGAGCGGCGGAGATCGTCTCCGCGCCCTTCGAGAGGACCCCACCATGGACACGAACACCCGCACCCACGGCCGGTTCGGCTTCGCCGACTGGACGGAGGAGCCCGTCGGTGAGGAGGGCGTGCTGCCGCGCCTCGCCCGGGCCACCGTGGTGAACACCTTCTCCGGCCGCATCGAGGCGGCCGGCACCCGCTGCAGCTACACCATTGCGTACGTCGGGGAGTCCGCCGGAACCTTCGCCGGGATGGAGGTGCTGACCGGTACCGTCGACGGCCGCAAGGGCTCCTTCGTCCTGGCGGAGCGCGGCGGCTTCGACGCCGAGGGGACCCGCTGCACCTTCGAGGTGGTGCCGGGCTCCGGCACCGGCGAGCTGGCCGGCCTGCGCGGCAGCGGCGGCTTCACCTACCGGCACGGCGAGGTCTCGGTCGCGTACACCTTCGACTGTGAACTCGGCGTCAGCTCTCGGGAGCGATGACCACGGCGGTGCCGTAGGCGCACACCTCGGTGCCCACGTCGGCGGCCTCGGTCACGTCGAAGCGCATCATCAGCACGGCGTTCGCGCCCCGGGCGCGGGCCTGCTCGATCAGTCGTTGCATCGCCTGGTTGCGGGTCTCCACCAGGGTCTTGGTGAGTCCCCTGAGCTCCCCGCCGATCATCGACTTCAGGCCCGCACCGATCTGGCTGCCCAGGTGGCGGGAGCGGACGGTCAGACCGAACACCTCGCCGATGACCTGCTGGACCCGGTAGCCGGGTACGTCGTTGGTGGTGACGACCAGCACCCCGGCCTGGGTGCCCGGGCCGCCGCCGTAGTCCTCGATTCCCATGCCAACCACCTTGCGGTCACCGCCCGCCGCCCGCATCCGGGACGGGCCGCCCTGCTGCACCGCCCACCCGCCGGTGCGATCCTGAGAATCACCGGGAGGTGAGCCCATGGATCCGGTGGCGGCGCTGCGGCGGATCGCGTTCCTGCTGGAGCGCGCCCAGGCTCCCACCTACCGGGTGCAGGCCTTCCGTACGGCCGCCGCCCGGGTCGGGGAGATGGCCGAGGGAGAAGCCGCCGAGCGGGCCGCGGCCGGGACGCTGGAGGCGGTCAAGGGCATCGGGCCGAAGACGGCCGGGGTGATCGCGGAGGCCCTGGCCGGGCGGATTCCCGAGTACCTCCAGCTCCTGGAGGACGAGGCCGACCGGCCGCTGACCACCGAGGGCCGGGGCGAGACGCTGCGGGCGGCGCTGCGCGGCGACTGCCATCTGCATTCGGACTGGTCGGACGGTGGCAGCACCATCGAGGACATGGCCGTGGCCGCGGCCGGGCTGGGACATGCCTGGGCGGCCCTGACCGACCATTCACCGCGGCTGACGGTGGCCCGGGGGCTGTCCCCGGAGCGGCTGCGGGAGCAGTTGGAGGTGGTGGCGGCGCTCAACGGGACCGGGACCCTCAACGGGACTTTGGCGCCGTTCCGGCTGCTGACCGGCATCGAGTGCGACATCCTCGACGACGGTTCCCTGGACCAGGAGCCTGAGCTGCTGGACCGGCTGGACGTGGTCGTGGTGTCGGTGCATTCGAAGCTGCGGATGGACCGGCGGGCGATGACCAGGCGCATGGTGGCGGCGGTCCGCGACCCGCATGCCGACATCCTCGGGCACTGCACGGGCCGGCTGCTCACCGGCCGGGGCCGGCCGGAATCGGAGTTCGACGCGGAGGAGGTGTTCGCGGCCTGTGCGGAGGCCGGCACGGCAGTGGAGATCAACAGCCGCCCGGAGCGCCTGGACCCGCCGCGGCGGCTGCTGCGGCAGGCCGTGGCGGCGGGTGTGCTGTTCGCCGTCGACACCGATGCGCATGCGCCGGGGCAGCTCGGCTGGCAGGTGTACGGGTGTGCACGCGCCGAGGAGTGCGGGGTGCCGGCGGAGCGGGTGGTCAACACCTGGCCGCTGGAGGAGTTCCTGGCCTGGACGGGCGGCGGGGGCGCTGGGGGCGGCGGGGGCGGCGCGCAGGGCGGTCAGGTGCGCAGCAGCCGGTCGAAGAAGGAGCGGTAACGCTGCAGGGCCAGCCGGAGATCCTCGGTGGCGACCTCTTCACCCTGCTGCCACTGGCCCTCCAGTCCCTTCTTGTGGTCGGCGAAGGTTCCGGCCAGGGTCTGCATGACCTCGGCCACGAGTCCGTCGGCGTCGCGAACGGCGCCCCGGGGGTCGTCGACGAACCGGCCCTGGATCTCGGTCCAGCTGGTGCGGTACTCCTCGGCCTCCTTCTCGGGGAGCAGCGGTCCGGGTTCGGCAGTGTCCTCGGCGCTGCCTTCGTCCTCGTTGGCGGCGGCCTCGGTCGCATCGGTCGCATCGGCCTCCCGGCGCATGTCCTCGCGGCCGGCCTCGGCTTCGATGTCGGCGTCGTCGGCGTAGGTGTCGTCCGGTGCCGCCTCGTCCGCGGTCATCTCATCCGGTGTGGCTTCGCCCGGGTACATGGGCGTCGGTGTGCTCCCGGCTCCGCCGGCCTGTGCCAGTTGCTCGGTGGTCGGGCGCTCTTCCGCGCTCCTCGTCGTCTCCGGTGTATCGGTCATCTCGGGTCACCTCGTCGTTCCGACCAGCTCGTCGAAGAGCGCGCGGTAGTGGACCATCGCCCCGCGCAGTTCCTCCGTGGTCGCCTTTCCGTCGCTGCTGCGCACATTGACCTCGTGCGCGGCCCGGTAGTGCTCCAGGGTCCGTCCGTGGTCCACGGACAGTTCGCGCAGCTGCTGCTCGTATCCCTCGGTCGGGTAGCCGCGGTCCCGCATCAACCGGGTGACCAGCTCGTCGGCCTGCGCGACCGCGTTTTCGGGGCGGTCGACGAAGTGCTGCTGGACGTCGGTCCATGCCGCGGCGTAACGGTGCCGTTCCTCGGCGGGGAGTTCCCTGATGTGGAGGTCGTCGTGCCGGACCTCGCGGGCCCGCAGTTCGGCGTCGGCAGCGCGCTTGCTGCCCTCGTGTTCCACGGTCCGGTCGTACTCCGGGCCGAACCGTTCCTGGAGGCGGCGCCGGCGCTGGAACATCCACGCGGCGAATCCGGCGAGGATCAACACCACGGCGACCGGGATCAGGATGGCAAGAAGTGTGCTGGTGGACATCGCATCCTCCACGGGCGGCCGTCTCACTCATCGTTCCGTTGTTCGATGGCTGATTACGCGCCTGCCCTGCCCGGAGCCGGTCAAACCGGCCCATCCGGTCAGGGGTCGGTGCGGACGTCCGTGTAGAGGCCGAGGTAGCGGTAGCCGCCGGAGGCCACGCGGTAGAGGTGGGCGGTGCGTTGCCAGGTCAGGGCGTGGGTGTTCACGTCGAACTCCAGGGGTTTGGCCAGGCCCTGGTAGGTCGTACGGAAGATCCGGCGGGCCAGGCCGGCCCGGTCGCGGGCTTCGCCCTCCAGGCCGGCCAGGGCCGCGGCCTGGAAGCCGACGGCGTCGTAGGCCTCGGTGGCCCAGCGGGCGGGCGGTTCTCCGTACGCAGCCCGGTACGCGGAGACGAACGCTGCGGCTGCCGGCACCGCGAGCGGGTCGGTGAAGAAGGAGCCGATCACCCAGCCCTCGGCGGCCGGTCCGGCCGCGGCGGGGAACCCGGGCTCCATGATGGGCTGGATGCCGACGCGGGGGCCGGTGAATCCGGCGTCGGCCAGGGCGCGGGCGAGCTCGGCGGCGCGCTGCGGGGACGTGCCAGCGAAGACCACGGCCTCGGCGCGCTGTGCCATCAGCTCGCGCACAGCGGGCCCGAAGGCCGCGCCGCGCGGGACCCGGTGGACCGTCACCTCGCCACCGGAGGGCGGGGATTGGCTCAGGCTGCGGACCAGCTGCCAGGCGGTGTCGCCGTCCTCCTCCTGCTCCACCACGGCCGTTCGGCGGGCGGGCCGGACCGCACTGAGGTAGTGGATCACGGGCAGTGAGAGCTGGCTGTCGTCCGGGCGGGTGACGCACAGGGTGCGCAGGTCCGACTTGCTCTGGTCGGTGGTGTCCACCGACACCGGCAGCAGGACGAGACCCGCGGCCTTGCAGGCGCTGGCGAGCACGGGTACGGCCGCCGCCCAGGTGGGGCCGACGAGGCCGGTCACGGCGGGATCGGCGGTCAGCTCCTTGACCGCCTGCCCGGCGCGGGTGGCGTCACCGCGGTCGTCGACGACCCGCAGGGCGAGCCGGAAGGGGGCGTCGGGGCGGGCGTTGTGGTGGGCGACGGCGAGCTGCATGCCGCGTTCGTGGGCCTGGCCGGTGGTTTTGCCGGGGCCGGTGAGGTCGGCCTGGAGGGCCAGGGTGAGGGTGGGACGGTCGGGGGGCGGCGAGGTTGCCGTGCCGGTGCCAGTGCCGGCGCCTTTGCCGTTGCCTTTGGCGGGTCCGCGGGTGCCGAGCCATGCGGCCGGTGCGCCCACGGCCAGCACGGCGCCGCCGGCGGCGAGGAACCGGCGGCGGGTGAGGGGCCGGGGGGCGGCGGTGGCAGTGCCCGTGGCGGCGGCCGGCGGGTCGATGCGGGTGGGTTCCGGGGCGGGCAGGTCCAGGGCTCGGGTGGACCGCTCGGCGATGAGCCGCCGCAGCGGCGCGGGCAGCCAATCGGAGCCGGTGTCCCCGGCTCCGGCTCCGGAGTCGCCGTCTGCCGACCCGGCATCCGCCGCGTGCTCGGCAGCGGGCCCGGGGGCGGGCCCGTCCTCCGGGGCGGCTGCACCACTGCGGTCCACGTGCCGGTACCGGGTGACCGTCGCCGCGTCCGCGCGGTCGCGCCGGGCGGCCCCCTCGGCGGGCCCGGCGGGCGCCGGAGCATGATCCGCTTCGGCGGCCGGAGCGTCTCCGGCCGTACGGGTCCGGTTCCGGTCCGGACGGCCGTCCGCGGCCGTGTCCGCGCGCTCCCCGGGCGCGGCCGGCCCTCCCCCGGCGGAGCCCGACCGCGTCACGGTCTCAGCATCCGCGCGGTCGCGCCGGGCGGCCCCCTCGGCGGGCCCGGCGGGCGCCGGAGCGGCAGCCGGGGACGCGGAGGCGGGCGGCTCCGCCGCCGGGCCGGCTGCGTCGGCGCGGTTCCCGCGGTCTGCGGCCGGGTACCGGGTGACGGTCGCCGCGTCCGCGTGCCCCGGGGGGCCGGCGGGCCCCCCGGCCGGGTCGGAGCCGCCGCGCGGCTGCTGCGCGTCCGCCCCGGCACCGCCGGGGCGGGTCGTGGTCTCCGGGTCCGTCGCCGCCGTACCGGGTCCCGAACCGGTACGGCCCGGCGTCGGGTCCGTGGATGTCAGGAGGGTGGTCAGGGTGGCGGGGGTCGGGCGGGCGGACGGGGTCTTGGACAGGCAGGCCGTGACGGCCGGGCGCAGTGCCTCCGGGAGGTCGTCCAGGCCGGGTTCGTCGTGCACGGTACGGAAGACCACCGCCGCCGGATGGCCACCGCCGAACGGGCCGCGCCCGGTCGCCGCGTACGCCAGGACACAGCCCAGGGAGAACACATCGCCCGCCGGGGAGGGTTCGGGGCCGCCCGCCCGGGCCTGTTCCGGGGCCAGGTACCCCGGGGTCCCGATCACCGCGTCCACGGCCGTCAGCGTCGGCGCCCCCGCCTCCCGGGCGATTCCGAAGTCGATCAGCCGGGGCCCGTCCAGCGCGAGCAGGATATTGCCCGGTTTGACGTCCCGGTGGACCAGTCCGGCCGCGTGCACCTCGGCAAGCGCCTCGGCGAGCCGGGCCCCGAGCGTACGCACGGTGTCCGCGGGCAGCGGCCCGTACGCGCCGACCGCCTCGGACAGCGAGGGCCCGGGGACGAACGGAGTTGCCAGCCAGGGTTCGGGGGCGTCCGGGTCGGCAGCGACCACCGGCACCACCCAGCGGCCGGACAGTCGTCCGGCGGCCTCCGCCTCACGGCGGAACCTGGCCCGGAAGGCCGGGTCGGCGGCATGGTCGGCCCGGATGACCTTGACCGCGAGCAGGGTGCCCGCCGGGGACCTGCCGAGGTAGACGGTGCCCATGCCGCCGGAGCCGAGCCGGCCCAGCAGCCGGTGTCCGCCGACCGTGGACGGATCGGCGGGGGTGAGCGCGCGCACCGGGCGCTATCCGGTGGCCCGGCCGGTGTAGCGGAGGCGTCCGCCCTCCACCCGGTGCCCGTAGAACAGGTTGCCCTTGACCTGTTGCATCTTGTCGAAGGCGAACTCCCGGGTCAGGCCGCGGTAGGTGCCCTGGGTGAGGGCGGTCAGCAGTGCGGCGCGGGCCGGCCGGGCGCCGCCCTGTGCGCCGGTCACCAGCCGGTCGATGACGAGCCGGGCCGCGTCGTAGGCCTCGGCCGTCCACACCTCGGGGGCCGATCCGTACGCCGCCTGGTGCGCGCGGGCCACCTCGGCCACCTCGGGGGCGTCCGGGCCGGTGTACGGCGCGAAGACCTGCCAGCCTTCGGCGGCGGCTCCGGCCGCTTCGAGGTACTCCCGGCCGATGATGGTGTAGTCGGCGGCCCGC
This window harbors:
- a CDS encoding RNA polymerase sigma factor; the encoded protein is MRTLLGGLLGGLLRRERLAPQRPPAPGIPYADRDRDRDAGPYVTAVGGSSHPPTVSELYHAHRLGMVRLAVLLVDDLATAEDVVQDAFTALYRRHGEHITEVDNALGYLRTAVVNTSRSVLRRRRTARAWIPPAAGEAPSAEERVVLDEAHREVLAALGRLTPRRRQVLVLRYWAELSEAEIADTLGISRGAVKSNASRALDALERILEGRV
- a CDS encoding LPXTG cell wall anchor domain-containing protein, encoding MNLKRAGLVLAAVGALAATAGPAFADGPSARPSAAPSAVPSTPPSATPSAAPSAVPSLPPTPVRSVPPTARPSAPAPSVSTPPGGTAAPAPAVSSPGAAPADGAAELAHTGADATNAMLGAGAAGLVAVGAGALYAVRRRAHR
- a CDS encoding helix-turn-helix transcriptional regulator — translated: MRADRLISLLLLLQNRGRMTAPELAAELEVSVRTVYRDVEALGAAGVPVVADRGPAGGYRLLDGYRTRLTGLTGAEADSLSFAGAPGPAQELGLGADLATARLKLEAALPAGLAGRVRHIQERFHLDAPAWFRDADPVPELARIAQAVWDQRVLHADYRRWRGQVHRVLEPLGLVLKGGIWYLVARSDGSVRSYRVSRFLSVTVGPDSFDRPQGFDLAGYWQESADRLEAARYRQTARVRLSPQARKLLPMQFGAAGVRALAGAGPADPDGWAEVDLPVEADPVAVSDLLRLGPEAEVLAPPALREAMREAIALLAARYGPPSDSADDTADDTADDTADDRADDRAEKISSGTRQPPGESRVVRG
- a CDS encoding DUF3224 domain-containing protein, which gives rise to MDTNTRTHGRFGFADWTEEPVGEEGVLPRLARATVVNTFSGRIEAAGTRCSYTIAYVGESAGTFAGMEVLTGTVDGRKGSFVLAERGGFDAEGTRCTFEVVPGSGTGELAGLRGSGGFTYRHGEVSVAYTFDCELGVSSRER
- a CDS encoding YbjQ family protein; the encoded protein is MGIEDYGGGPGTQAGVLVVTTNDVPGYRVQQVIGEVFGLTVRSRHLGSQIGAGLKSMIGGELRGLTKTLVETRNQAMQRLIEQARARGANAVLMMRFDVTEAADVGTEVCAYGTAVVIAPES
- a CDS encoding PHP domain-containing protein encodes the protein MDPVAALRRIAFLLERAQAPTYRVQAFRTAAARVGEMAEGEAAERAAAGTLEAVKGIGPKTAGVIAEALAGRIPEYLQLLEDEADRPLTTEGRGETLRAALRGDCHLHSDWSDGGSTIEDMAVAAAGLGHAWAALTDHSPRLTVARGLSPERLREQLEVVAALNGTGTLNGTLAPFRLLTGIECDILDDGSLDQEPELLDRLDVVVVSVHSKLRMDRRAMTRRMVAAVRDPHADILGHCTGRLLTGRGRPESEFDAEEVFAACAEAGTAVEINSRPERLDPPRRLLRQAVAAGVLFAVDTDAHAPGQLGWQVYGCARAEECGVPAERVVNTWPLEEFLAWTGGGGAGGGGGGAQGGQVRSSRSKKER
- a CDS encoding ABC transporter substrate-binding protein, with protein sequence MTRSGSAGGGPAAPGERADTAADGRPDRNRTRTAGDAPAAEADHAPAPAGPAEGAARRDRADAATVTRYRHVDRSGAAAPEDGPAPGPAAEHAADAGSADGDSGAGAGDTGSDWLPAPLRRLIAERSTRALDLPAPEPTRIDPPAAATGTATAAPRPLTRRRFLAAGGAVLAVGAPAAWLGTRGPAKGNGKGAGTGTGTATSPPPDRPTLTLALQADLTGPGKTTGQAHERGMQLAVAHHNARPDAPFRLALRVVDDRGDATRAGQAVKELTADPAVTGLVGPTWAAAVPVLASACKAAGLVLLPVSVDTTDQSKSDLRTLCVTRPDDSQLSLPVIHYLSAVRPARRTAVVEQEEDGDTAWQLVRSLSQSPPSGGEVTVHRVPRGAAFGPAVRELMAQRAEAVVFAGTSPQRAAELARALADAGFTGPRVGIQPIMEPGFPAAAGPAAEGWVIGSFFTDPLAVPAAAAFVSAYRAAYGEPPARWATEAYDAVGFQAAALAGLEGEARDRAGLARRIFRTTYQGLAKPLEFDVNTHALTWQRTAHLYRVASGGYRYLGLYTDVRTDP